One window from the genome of Amycolatopsis sp. NBC_01480 encodes:
- a CDS encoding glutamine amidotransferase: MTQTALAVRHVAFEDLGLIEPVLNRLGYDVLYLDAGVHEISAETAAEADLLVVLGGPIGAADAGRYPFLTAEVEAIRERVRRGGRTLGICLGAQLLARALGAAVKAAGHSEIGYTPLTLTDEGLRSPLRHLADVPVLHWHQERFDIPAGAVRLASTPACPNQAFAVGAHVLGLQFHLEADPRVLERWLIGHAQSLTALGLHPQPLRDAAAGAGTALTTAATRVLTEWLLPAPGPAAEAAGAVGCSAG; the protein is encoded by the coding sequence ATGACCCAGACCGCACTGGCCGTCCGCCACGTCGCCTTCGAGGACCTCGGCCTGATCGAGCCGGTGCTGAACCGCCTCGGGTACGACGTGCTGTACCTCGACGCCGGGGTCCACGAGATCAGCGCCGAGACCGCGGCGGAGGCCGACCTGCTCGTGGTGCTCGGCGGGCCGATCGGGGCCGCCGACGCCGGGCGCTACCCGTTCCTCACCGCCGAGGTCGAGGCCATCCGGGAGCGGGTCCGCCGCGGCGGGCGCACGCTGGGCATCTGCCTGGGCGCGCAACTGCTCGCCCGCGCGCTGGGCGCCGCGGTCAAGGCCGCCGGGCACAGCGAAATCGGCTACACGCCGTTGACCCTGACCGACGAAGGGCTCCGCTCGCCGTTGCGGCACCTCGCGGACGTCCCGGTGCTGCACTGGCACCAGGAGCGGTTCGACATCCCGGCTGGCGCGGTCCGGCTCGCCTCGACGCCGGCGTGCCCGAACCAGGCGTTCGCCGTCGGCGCGCACGTGCTCGGCCTCCAGTTCCACCTCGAAGCCGACCCGCGTGTGCTGGAACGGTGGCTGATCGGCCACGCCCAGTCCCTCACCGCGCTCGGCCTGCACCCCCAGCCACTGCGCGACGCCGCGGCCGGGGCCGGCACCGCCCTCACGACCGCCGCCACCCGCGTGCTCACCGAATGGCTGCTGCCGGCACCCGGCCCGGCCGCGGAAGCCGCCGGCGCCGTCGGGTGTTCCGCCGGGTAA
- a CDS encoding PASTA domain-containing protein, which produces MPNFRGRQALDAWLSGHDAGLLLQGPDPDSPHAVLNGVVVAQLPAAGARLSRWDPVTVWVTDAGDPAGVREPRRPLPDLWENTAAREPDEDLDEA; this is translated from the coding sequence GTGCCGAACTTCCGGGGGCGGCAGGCCCTCGACGCGTGGCTTTCCGGCCACGACGCGGGATTGTTGTTGCAGGGCCCCGATCCCGACAGTCCCCACGCGGTGTTGAACGGGGTCGTGGTGGCGCAGCTGCCCGCCGCGGGCGCCCGCCTTTCCCGCTGGGACCCGGTGACAGTCTGGGTCACCGACGCCGGCGACCCAGCCGGCGTCCGCGAACCCCGCCGTCCCCTCCCGGACCTCTGGGAGAACACCGCAGCCCGCGAACCAGACGAGGACCTGGACGAGGCCTGA
- a CDS encoding SDR family NAD(P)-dependent oxidoreductase: protein MTASRVAVVTGAARGLGRVIAGRLHEQGYRVVLTDRAEEAVREAANELDPDGTTALALPLDVRDKAAFERARDEADRRWGRIDVLVNNAGMSTVEPLMEISPESFSAVVSANLDGAFLGSQVFGAYFAERGAGRIVNVASLAGQNGGTATGAHYAAAKGGVATLTKVFARELAGRGVTVNAVSPGPLDLPVVHESVPADRLAEIKRSIPVGTLGSPLFVADMVALLAAEHAGFVTGACWDVNGGLYPR, encoded by the coding sequence GTGACGGCGTCGCGGGTCGCGGTCGTGACGGGCGCCGCGCGCGGGCTCGGCCGCGTGATCGCCGGGCGGCTGCACGAGCAGGGCTACCGCGTCGTGCTGACCGACCGGGCGGAAGAGGCGGTGCGCGAGGCCGCGAACGAGCTCGACCCCGACGGCACGACCGCGCTGGCACTCCCGCTCGACGTGCGCGACAAGGCGGCGTTCGAGCGTGCCCGGGATGAGGCGGACCGTCGCTGGGGCCGGATCGACGTGCTGGTCAACAACGCGGGAATGTCCACAGTGGAGCCACTGATGGAGATCAGCCCGGAGAGCTTCTCCGCGGTGGTGTCGGCCAACCTCGACGGGGCGTTCCTCGGCAGCCAGGTCTTCGGCGCCTATTTCGCCGAACGGGGTGCCGGCCGCATCGTCAACGTCGCCTCGCTGGCCGGGCAGAACGGCGGGACCGCCACCGGCGCGCACTACGCCGCGGCCAAAGGCGGAGTGGCCACGCTGACCAAGGTGTTCGCGCGCGAGCTGGCCGGCCGCGGGGTCACGGTGAACGCCGTGTCGCCCGGCCCGCTCGACCTGCCGGTGGTGCACGAGTCCGTGCCCGCGGACCGGCTCGCGGAGATCAAACGCTCGATTCCCGTCGGCACGCTGGGCTCGCCGCTGTTCGTGGCCGACATGGTGGCGCTGCTCGCGGCGGAGCACGCCGGCTTCGTGACCGGCGCCTGCTGGGACGTCAACGGTGGCCTGTACCCGCGCTGA
- the argG gene encoding argininosuccinate synthase, translated as MSKMLTSLPIGERVGIAFSGGLDTSVAVAWMRDKGAVPCTYTADIGQYDEPDIASVPGRAHAYGAEIARLVDCREALVEEGLAALTCGAFHIRSGGRPYFNTTPLGRAVTGTLLVRAMLEDNVQIWGDGSTFKGNDIERFYRYGLLANPSLRIYKPWLDADFVTELGGRKEMSEWLVAHDLPYRDSTEKAYSTDANIWGATHEAKSLEHLDTSVEIVEPIMGVRFWDAAVEIAPEDVTIGFELGRPVTINGRKFDTAVDLVLEANAIGGRHGLGMSDQIENRIIEAKSRGIYEAPGMALLHAAYERLVNAVHNEDTVASYHNEGRRLGRLMYEGRWLDPQAMMLRESLQRWVGTAITGEVTLRLRRGEDYSILDTSGPAFSYHPDKLSMERTEDSAFGPVDRIGQLTMRNLDIADSRAKLEQYASLGMVGSTSHPALIGAAQAASTGLIGAMPQGGAEAIASRGRVSGDDELLDHAAMESGTD; from the coding sequence GTGTCCAAGATGCTCACTTCCCTCCCTATCGGCGAGCGCGTCGGGATCGCCTTCTCCGGCGGCCTCGACACGTCTGTGGCGGTCGCGTGGATGCGCGACAAAGGCGCGGTGCCCTGCACCTACACCGCGGACATCGGCCAGTACGACGAGCCCGACATCGCGTCGGTGCCCGGGCGCGCCCACGCCTACGGCGCGGAGATCGCGCGGCTGGTCGACTGCCGTGAGGCCCTCGTGGAAGAGGGGCTCGCGGCGCTGACCTGCGGAGCGTTCCACATCCGCTCCGGCGGCCGCCCGTACTTCAACACCACCCCGCTCGGCCGCGCGGTCACCGGCACGCTGCTGGTGCGCGCGATGCTGGAGGACAACGTCCAGATCTGGGGCGACGGGTCCACCTTCAAGGGCAACGACATCGAGCGGTTCTACCGCTACGGCCTGCTCGCCAACCCCTCCCTGCGGATCTACAAGCCGTGGCTGGACGCCGACTTCGTCACCGAGCTGGGCGGCCGCAAGGAGATGTCCGAGTGGCTCGTCGCGCACGACCTGCCCTATCGCGACAGCACCGAGAAGGCCTACTCCACCGACGCGAACATCTGGGGCGCGACGCACGAGGCCAAGTCGCTCGAGCACCTCGACACCAGTGTCGAGATCGTCGAGCCGATCATGGGCGTGCGGTTCTGGGACGCCGCCGTCGAGATCGCGCCCGAGGACGTCACGATCGGCTTCGAGCTGGGCCGCCCGGTCACGATCAACGGCCGGAAGTTCGACACCGCCGTCGACCTGGTGCTGGAGGCCAACGCGATCGGCGGACGGCACGGGCTGGGCATGTCCGACCAGATCGAGAACCGCATCATCGAGGCGAAGAGCCGCGGTATTTACGAGGCCCCGGGCATGGCGCTGCTGCACGCGGCCTACGAGCGGCTGGTGAACGCGGTGCACAACGAGGACACCGTCGCCAGCTACCACAACGAAGGCCGCCGCCTCGGCCGGCTGATGTACGAAGGCCGCTGGCTGGACCCGCAGGCGATGATGCTGCGCGAGTCGCTGCAGCGCTGGGTCGGCACCGCCATCACCGGCGAGGTGACGCTGCGCCTGCGCCGCGGCGAGGACTACTCGATCCTCGACACGTCGGGCCCGGCGTTCAGCTACCACCCGGACAAGCTGTCGATGGAGCGCACCGAGGACTCGGCGTTCGGCCCTGTGGACCGGATCGGCCAGCTGACCATGCGCAACCTCGACATCGCCGACTCCCGCGCGAAACTGGAGCAGTACGCCAGCCTCGGCATGGTCGGCAGCACCTCCCACCCGGCCCTCATCGGGGCCGCCCAAGCCGCCTCGACGGGCCTCATCGGCGCCATGCCCCAAGGCGGCGCCGAAGCCATCGCCTCCCGAGGCCGCGTCTCCGGCGACGACGAGTTGCTTGACCACGCAGCGATGGAGTCGGGCACCGACTGA